The Primulina tabacum isolate GXHZ01 chromosome 7, ASM2559414v2, whole genome shotgun sequence genome includes a window with the following:
- the LOC142551194 gene encoding uncharacterized protein LOC142551194 isoform X3, with the protein MESKKSNSSNASLIFRLFDEKPGSGLGFLDSPEIPLQPPPPCLEVLPSEVSACVEYIAEPVNVGGVTLLKGRVSTQDVFALANSDLVPGKYEAKFDILRVGTGGLKLWEGSLDLITALSSEIKDGKLSFTGKRVLELGCGHGLPGIFACQKGAASVHFQDFNAEVLQCLTIPNVNANVQKKPENLATDMNECNNLDTRFFAGDWVEVHSILPYACKDVNEASYLAQLDRASSYDVILMAETVYSISALPNLYRLIKKCLCNPQGVVYMAAKKYYFGVGGGSRRFLSVVENDGTFAASLVSEVVDGSSNVREVWKLLPK; encoded by the exons ATGGAATCcaaaaaatcaaattcatcTAATGCAAGTTTAATCTTTCGTCTATTTGATGAAAAACCTGGTTCAGGGTTGGGATTTTTGGACTCCCCAGAAATACCTCTCCAGCCCCCTCCACCTTGCCTTGAAGTTCTTCCCTCAGAG GTTTCGGCATGTGTTGAGTATATTGCGGAACCAGTGAACGTTGGTGGGGTTACACTCCTCAAG GGAAGGGTGAGCACTCAGGATGTTTTTGCTTTGGCCAATTCAGATTTAGTACCTGGAAAATATGAAG CTAAATTTGACATTTTGCGAGTGGGAACAGGAGGATTGAAATTATGGGAGGGCTCTCTAGATTTAATCACCGCCCTTAGCTCCGAGATTAAAGATGGGAAGTTGTCATTCACAGGAAAGCGAGTTTTAGAG CTTGGATGTGGGCATGGGCTTCCAGGTATTTTTGCTTGCCAAAAG GGTGCAGCATCCGTTCATTTCCAGGACTTTAATGCAGAGGTCTTGCAATGCCTCACCATTCCAAACGTGAATGCTAATGTTCAGAAAAAGCCTGAGAATTTGGCTacagatatgaatgaatgcaACAATTTGGATACTCGCTTCTTTGCAGGTGACTGGGTTGAAGTACACTCTATTCTCCCTTATGCCTGTAAAGATGTAAATGAAGCTAGCTATTTGGCTCAACTAGATCGGGCATCTAGCTATGATGTCATTCTCATGGCAGAGACCGTTTACTCAATATCTGCCCTTCCAAATCTATACAGACTGATAAAGAAG TGTCTATGTAACCCTCAAGGAGTTGTGTACATGGCTGCAAAGAAGTATTATTTTGGGGTCGGAGGTGGATCAAGGCGTTTTCTTTCTGTGGTTGAAAACGATG GTACTTTTGCTGCTTCTTTGGTTTCGGAGGTTGTAGATGGCTCCTCTAATGTGCGAGAGGTATGGAAGCTCCTTCCCAAGTGA
- the LOC142551194 gene encoding uncharacterized protein LOC142551194 isoform X8 yields MESKKSNSSNASLIFRLFDEKPGSGLGFLDSPEIPLQPPPPCLEVLPSEVSACVEYIAEPVNVGGVTLLKGRVSTQDVFALANSDLVPGKYEAKFDILRVGTGGLKLWEGSLDLITALSSEIKDGKLSFTGKRVLELGCGHGLPGIFACQKGAASVHFQDFNAEVLQCLTIPNVNANVQKKPENLATDMNECNNLDTRFFAGDWVEVHSILPYACKDVNEASYLAQLDRASSYDVILMAETVYSISALPNLYRLIKKELCTWLQRSIILGSEVDQGVFFLWLKTMVLLLLLWFRRL; encoded by the exons ATGGAATCcaaaaaatcaaattcatcTAATGCAAGTTTAATCTTTCGTCTATTTGATGAAAAACCTGGTTCAGGGTTGGGATTTTTGGACTCCCCAGAAATACCTCTCCAGCCCCCTCCACCTTGCCTTGAAGTTCTTCCCTCAGAG GTTTCGGCATGTGTTGAGTATATTGCGGAACCAGTGAACGTTGGTGGGGTTACACTCCTCAAG GGAAGGGTGAGCACTCAGGATGTTTTTGCTTTGGCCAATTCAGATTTAGTACCTGGAAAATATGAAG CTAAATTTGACATTTTGCGAGTGGGAACAGGAGGATTGAAATTATGGGAGGGCTCTCTAGATTTAATCACCGCCCTTAGCTCCGAGATTAAAGATGGGAAGTTGTCATTCACAGGAAAGCGAGTTTTAGAG CTTGGATGTGGGCATGGGCTTCCAGGTATTTTTGCTTGCCAAAAG GGTGCAGCATCCGTTCATTTCCAGGACTTTAATGCAGAGGTCTTGCAATGCCTCACCATTCCAAACGTGAATGCTAATGTTCAGAAAAAGCCTGAGAATTTGGCTacagatatgaatgaatgcaACAATTTGGATACTCGCTTCTTTGCAGGTGACTGGGTTGAAGTACACTCTATTCTCCCTTATGCCTGTAAAGATGTAAATGAAGCTAGCTATTTGGCTCAACTAGATCGGGCATCTAGCTATGATGTCATTCTCATGGCAGAGACCGTTTACTCAATATCTGCCCTTCCAAATCTATACAGACTGATAAAGAAG GAGTTGTGTACATGGCTGCAAAGAAGTATTATTTTGGGGTCGGAGGTGGATCAAGGCGTTTTCTTTCTGTGGTTGAAAACGATG GTACTTTTGCTGCTTCTTTGGTTTCGGAGGTTGTAG
- the LOC142551194 gene encoding uncharacterized protein LOC142551194 isoform X6, producing MESKKSNSSNASLIFRLFDEKPGSGLGFLDSPEIPLQPPPPCLEVLPSEVSACVEYIAEPVNVGGVTLLKGRVSTQDVFALANSDLVPGKYEGGLKLWEGSLDLITALSSEIKDGKLSFTGKRVLELGCGHGLPGIFACQKGAASVHFQDFNAEVLQCLTIPNVNANVQKKPENLATDMNECNNLDTRFFAGDWVEVHSILPYACKDVNEASYLAQLDRASSYDVILMAETVYSISALPNLYRLIKKCLCNPQGVVYMAAKKYYFGVGGGSRRFLSVVENDGTFAASLVSEVVDGSSNVREVWKLLPK from the exons ATGGAATCcaaaaaatcaaattcatcTAATGCAAGTTTAATCTTTCGTCTATTTGATGAAAAACCTGGTTCAGGGTTGGGATTTTTGGACTCCCCAGAAATACCTCTCCAGCCCCCTCCACCTTGCCTTGAAGTTCTTCCCTCAGAG GTTTCGGCATGTGTTGAGTATATTGCGGAACCAGTGAACGTTGGTGGGGTTACACTCCTCAAG GGAAGGGTGAGCACTCAGGATGTTTTTGCTTTGGCCAATTCAGATTTAGTACCTGGAAAATATGAAG GAGGATTGAAATTATGGGAGGGCTCTCTAGATTTAATCACCGCCCTTAGCTCCGAGATTAAAGATGGGAAGTTGTCATTCACAGGAAAGCGAGTTTTAGAG CTTGGATGTGGGCATGGGCTTCCAGGTATTTTTGCTTGCCAAAAG GGTGCAGCATCCGTTCATTTCCAGGACTTTAATGCAGAGGTCTTGCAATGCCTCACCATTCCAAACGTGAATGCTAATGTTCAGAAAAAGCCTGAGAATTTGGCTacagatatgaatgaatgcaACAATTTGGATACTCGCTTCTTTGCAGGTGACTGGGTTGAAGTACACTCTATTCTCCCTTATGCCTGTAAAGATGTAAATGAAGCTAGCTATTTGGCTCAACTAGATCGGGCATCTAGCTATGATGTCATTCTCATGGCAGAGACCGTTTACTCAATATCTGCCCTTCCAAATCTATACAGACTGATAAAGAAG TGTCTATGTAACCCTCAAGGAGTTGTGTACATGGCTGCAAAGAAGTATTATTTTGGGGTCGGAGGTGGATCAAGGCGTTTTCTTTCTGTGGTTGAAAACGATG GTACTTTTGCTGCTTCTTTGGTTTCGGAGGTTGTAGATGGCTCCTCTAATGTGCGAGAGGTATGGAAGCTCCTTCCCAAGTGA
- the LOC142551194 gene encoding uncharacterized protein LOC142551194 isoform X5: MESKKSNSSNASLIFRLFDEKPGSGLGFLDSPEIPLQPPPPCLEVLPSEVSACVEYIAEPVNVGGVTLLKGRVSTQDVFALANSDLVPGKYEAKFDILRVGTGGLKLWEGSLDLITALSSEIKDGKLSFTGKRVLELGCGHGLPGIFACQKGAASVHFQDFNAEVLQCLTIPNVNANVQKKPENLATDMNECNNLDTRFFAGDWVEVHSILPYACKDVNEASYLAQLDRASSYDVILMAETVYSISALPNLYRLIKKELCTWLQRSIILGSEVDQGVFFLWLKTMVSGIYLVMFLLSFDHFSHLPISVSKFCF; this comes from the exons ATGGAATCcaaaaaatcaaattcatcTAATGCAAGTTTAATCTTTCGTCTATTTGATGAAAAACCTGGTTCAGGGTTGGGATTTTTGGACTCCCCAGAAATACCTCTCCAGCCCCCTCCACCTTGCCTTGAAGTTCTTCCCTCAGAG GTTTCGGCATGTGTTGAGTATATTGCGGAACCAGTGAACGTTGGTGGGGTTACACTCCTCAAG GGAAGGGTGAGCACTCAGGATGTTTTTGCTTTGGCCAATTCAGATTTAGTACCTGGAAAATATGAAG CTAAATTTGACATTTTGCGAGTGGGAACAGGAGGATTGAAATTATGGGAGGGCTCTCTAGATTTAATCACCGCCCTTAGCTCCGAGATTAAAGATGGGAAGTTGTCATTCACAGGAAAGCGAGTTTTAGAG CTTGGATGTGGGCATGGGCTTCCAGGTATTTTTGCTTGCCAAAAG GGTGCAGCATCCGTTCATTTCCAGGACTTTAATGCAGAGGTCTTGCAATGCCTCACCATTCCAAACGTGAATGCTAATGTTCAGAAAAAGCCTGAGAATTTGGCTacagatatgaatgaatgcaACAATTTGGATACTCGCTTCTTTGCAGGTGACTGGGTTGAAGTACACTCTATTCTCCCTTATGCCTGTAAAGATGTAAATGAAGCTAGCTATTTGGCTCAACTAGATCGGGCATCTAGCTATGATGTCATTCTCATGGCAGAGACCGTTTACTCAATATCTGCCCTTCCAAATCTATACAGACTGATAAAGAAG GAGTTGTGTACATGGCTGCAAAGAAGTATTATTTTGGGGTCGGAGGTGGATCAAGGCGTTTTCTTTCTGTGGTTGAAAACGATGGTAAGTGGAATCTATTTGGTGATGTTCCTTTTATCTTTCGATCATTTTTCCCATCTTCCGATTTCTGTATCCAAGTTTTGCTTTTAG
- the LOC142551194 gene encoding uncharacterized protein LOC142551194 isoform X2 yields the protein MESKKSNSSNASLIFRLFDEKPGSGLGFLDSPEIPLQPPPPCLEVLPSEVSACVEYIAEPVNVGGVTLLKGRVSTQDVFALANSDLVPGKYEGGLKLWEGSLDLITALSSEIKDGKLSFTGKRVLELGCGHGLPGIFACQKGAASVHFQDFNAEVLQCLTIPNVNANVQKKPENLATDMNECNNLDTRFFAGDWVEVHSILPYACKDVNEASYLAQLDRASSYDVILMAETVYSISALPNLYRLIKKCLCNPQGVVYMAAKKYYFGVGGGSRRFLSVVENDGKWNLFGDVPFIFRSFFPSSDFCIQVLLLGVVPLPFRTRASLDSTWIRCNLEAFSISCCRFCCCVFRLLT from the exons ATGGAATCcaaaaaatcaaattcatcTAATGCAAGTTTAATCTTTCGTCTATTTGATGAAAAACCTGGTTCAGGGTTGGGATTTTTGGACTCCCCAGAAATACCTCTCCAGCCCCCTCCACCTTGCCTTGAAGTTCTTCCCTCAGAG GTTTCGGCATGTGTTGAGTATATTGCGGAACCAGTGAACGTTGGTGGGGTTACACTCCTCAAG GGAAGGGTGAGCACTCAGGATGTTTTTGCTTTGGCCAATTCAGATTTAGTACCTGGAAAATATGAAG GAGGATTGAAATTATGGGAGGGCTCTCTAGATTTAATCACCGCCCTTAGCTCCGAGATTAAAGATGGGAAGTTGTCATTCACAGGAAAGCGAGTTTTAGAG CTTGGATGTGGGCATGGGCTTCCAGGTATTTTTGCTTGCCAAAAG GGTGCAGCATCCGTTCATTTCCAGGACTTTAATGCAGAGGTCTTGCAATGCCTCACCATTCCAAACGTGAATGCTAATGTTCAGAAAAAGCCTGAGAATTTGGCTacagatatgaatgaatgcaACAATTTGGATACTCGCTTCTTTGCAGGTGACTGGGTTGAAGTACACTCTATTCTCCCTTATGCCTGTAAAGATGTAAATGAAGCTAGCTATTTGGCTCAACTAGATCGGGCATCTAGCTATGATGTCATTCTCATGGCAGAGACCGTTTACTCAATATCTGCCCTTCCAAATCTATACAGACTGATAAAGAAG TGTCTATGTAACCCTCAAGGAGTTGTGTACATGGCTGCAAAGAAGTATTATTTTGGGGTCGGAGGTGGATCAAGGCGTTTTCTTTCTGTGGTTGAAAACGATGGTAAGTGGAATCTATTTGGTGATGTTCCTTTTATCTTTCGATCATTTTTCCCATCTTCCGATTTCTGTATCCAAGTTTTGCTTTTAGGAGTTGTGCCTTTACCTTTCAGGACAAGAGCCTCTCTTGATTCAACATGGATAAGATGCAATCTGGAAGCCTTCTCTATAAGTTGTTGCAGATTTTGCTGTTGTGTATTCAGACTTCTGACATGA
- the LOC142551194 gene encoding uncharacterized protein LOC142551194 isoform X1, protein MESKKSNSSNASLIFRLFDEKPGSGLGFLDSPEIPLQPPPPCLEVLPSEVSACVEYIAEPVNVGGVTLLKGRVSTQDVFALANSDLVPGKYEAKFDILRVGTGGLKLWEGSLDLITALSSEIKDGKLSFTGKRVLELGCGHGLPGIFACQKGAASVHFQDFNAEVLQCLTIPNVNANVQKKPENLATDMNECNNLDTRFFAGDWVEVHSILPYACKDVNEASYLAQLDRASSYDVILMAETVYSISALPNLYRLIKKCLCNPQGVVYMAAKKYYFGVGGGSRRFLSVVENDGKWNLFGDVPFIFRSFFPSSDFCIQVLLLGVVPLPFRTRASLDSTWIRCNLEAFSISCCRFCCCVFRLLT, encoded by the exons ATGGAATCcaaaaaatcaaattcatcTAATGCAAGTTTAATCTTTCGTCTATTTGATGAAAAACCTGGTTCAGGGTTGGGATTTTTGGACTCCCCAGAAATACCTCTCCAGCCCCCTCCACCTTGCCTTGAAGTTCTTCCCTCAGAG GTTTCGGCATGTGTTGAGTATATTGCGGAACCAGTGAACGTTGGTGGGGTTACACTCCTCAAG GGAAGGGTGAGCACTCAGGATGTTTTTGCTTTGGCCAATTCAGATTTAGTACCTGGAAAATATGAAG CTAAATTTGACATTTTGCGAGTGGGAACAGGAGGATTGAAATTATGGGAGGGCTCTCTAGATTTAATCACCGCCCTTAGCTCCGAGATTAAAGATGGGAAGTTGTCATTCACAGGAAAGCGAGTTTTAGAG CTTGGATGTGGGCATGGGCTTCCAGGTATTTTTGCTTGCCAAAAG GGTGCAGCATCCGTTCATTTCCAGGACTTTAATGCAGAGGTCTTGCAATGCCTCACCATTCCAAACGTGAATGCTAATGTTCAGAAAAAGCCTGAGAATTTGGCTacagatatgaatgaatgcaACAATTTGGATACTCGCTTCTTTGCAGGTGACTGGGTTGAAGTACACTCTATTCTCCCTTATGCCTGTAAAGATGTAAATGAAGCTAGCTATTTGGCTCAACTAGATCGGGCATCTAGCTATGATGTCATTCTCATGGCAGAGACCGTTTACTCAATATCTGCCCTTCCAAATCTATACAGACTGATAAAGAAG TGTCTATGTAACCCTCAAGGAGTTGTGTACATGGCTGCAAAGAAGTATTATTTTGGGGTCGGAGGTGGATCAAGGCGTTTTCTTTCTGTGGTTGAAAACGATGGTAAGTGGAATCTATTTGGTGATGTTCCTTTTATCTTTCGATCATTTTTCCCATCTTCCGATTTCTGTATCCAAGTTTTGCTTTTAGGAGTTGTGCCTTTACCTTTCAGGACAAGAGCCTCTCTTGATTCAACATGGATAAGATGCAATCTGGAAGCCTTCTCTATAAGTTGTTGCAGATTTTGCTGTTGTGTATTCAGACTTCTGACATGA
- the LOC142551194 gene encoding uncharacterized protein LOC142551194 isoform X4, whose protein sequence is MESKKSNSSNASLIFRLFDEKPGSGLGFLDSPEIPLQPPPPCLEVLPSEVSACVEYIAEPVNVGGVTLLKGRVSTQDVFALANSDLVPGKYEAKFDILRVGTGGLKLWEGSLDLITALSSEIKDGKLSFTGKRVLELGCGHGLPGIFACQKGAASVHFQDFNAEVLQCLTIPNVNANVQKKPENLATDMNECNNLDTRFFAGDWVEVHSILPYACKDVNEASYLAQLDRASSYDVILMAETVYSISALPNLYRLIKKCLCNPQGVVYMAAKKYYFGVGGGSRRFLSVVENDGTFAASLVSEVVDGSSNVREILDFY, encoded by the exons ATGGAATCcaaaaaatcaaattcatcTAATGCAAGTTTAATCTTTCGTCTATTTGATGAAAAACCTGGTTCAGGGTTGGGATTTTTGGACTCCCCAGAAATACCTCTCCAGCCCCCTCCACCTTGCCTTGAAGTTCTTCCCTCAGAG GTTTCGGCATGTGTTGAGTATATTGCGGAACCAGTGAACGTTGGTGGGGTTACACTCCTCAAG GGAAGGGTGAGCACTCAGGATGTTTTTGCTTTGGCCAATTCAGATTTAGTACCTGGAAAATATGAAG CTAAATTTGACATTTTGCGAGTGGGAACAGGAGGATTGAAATTATGGGAGGGCTCTCTAGATTTAATCACCGCCCTTAGCTCCGAGATTAAAGATGGGAAGTTGTCATTCACAGGAAAGCGAGTTTTAGAG CTTGGATGTGGGCATGGGCTTCCAGGTATTTTTGCTTGCCAAAAG GGTGCAGCATCCGTTCATTTCCAGGACTTTAATGCAGAGGTCTTGCAATGCCTCACCATTCCAAACGTGAATGCTAATGTTCAGAAAAAGCCTGAGAATTTGGCTacagatatgaatgaatgcaACAATTTGGATACTCGCTTCTTTGCAGGTGACTGGGTTGAAGTACACTCTATTCTCCCTTATGCCTGTAAAGATGTAAATGAAGCTAGCTATTTGGCTCAACTAGATCGGGCATCTAGCTATGATGTCATTCTCATGGCAGAGACCGTTTACTCAATATCTGCCCTTCCAAATCTATACAGACTGATAAAGAAG TGTCTATGTAACCCTCAAGGAGTTGTGTACATGGCTGCAAAGAAGTATTATTTTGGGGTCGGAGGTGGATCAAGGCGTTTTCTTTCTGTGGTTGAAAACGATG GTACTTTTGCTGCTTCTTTGGTTTCGGAGGTTGTAGATGGCTCCTCTAATGTGCGAGAG ATTCTTGATTTTTACTGA
- the LOC142551194 gene encoding uncharacterized protein LOC142551194 isoform X7, whose translation MESKKSNSSNASLIFRLFDEKPGSGLGFLDSPEIPLQPPPPCLEVLPSEVSACVEYIAEPVNVGGVTLLKGRVSTQDVFALANSDLVPGKYEAKFDILRVGTGGLKLWEGSLDLITALSSEIKDGKLSFTGKRVLELGCGHGLPGIFACQKGAASVHFQDFNAEVLQCLTIPNVNANVQKKPENLATDMNECNNLDTRFFAGDWVEVHSILPYACKDVNEASYLAQLDRASSYDVILMAETVYSISALPNLYRLIKKCLCNPQGVVYMAAKKYYFGVGGGSRRFLSVVENDGQEPLLIQHG comes from the exons ATGGAATCcaaaaaatcaaattcatcTAATGCAAGTTTAATCTTTCGTCTATTTGATGAAAAACCTGGTTCAGGGTTGGGATTTTTGGACTCCCCAGAAATACCTCTCCAGCCCCCTCCACCTTGCCTTGAAGTTCTTCCCTCAGAG GTTTCGGCATGTGTTGAGTATATTGCGGAACCAGTGAACGTTGGTGGGGTTACACTCCTCAAG GGAAGGGTGAGCACTCAGGATGTTTTTGCTTTGGCCAATTCAGATTTAGTACCTGGAAAATATGAAG CTAAATTTGACATTTTGCGAGTGGGAACAGGAGGATTGAAATTATGGGAGGGCTCTCTAGATTTAATCACCGCCCTTAGCTCCGAGATTAAAGATGGGAAGTTGTCATTCACAGGAAAGCGAGTTTTAGAG CTTGGATGTGGGCATGGGCTTCCAGGTATTTTTGCTTGCCAAAAG GGTGCAGCATCCGTTCATTTCCAGGACTTTAATGCAGAGGTCTTGCAATGCCTCACCATTCCAAACGTGAATGCTAATGTTCAGAAAAAGCCTGAGAATTTGGCTacagatatgaatgaatgcaACAATTTGGATACTCGCTTCTTTGCAGGTGACTGGGTTGAAGTACACTCTATTCTCCCTTATGCCTGTAAAGATGTAAATGAAGCTAGCTATTTGGCTCAACTAGATCGGGCATCTAGCTATGATGTCATTCTCATGGCAGAGACCGTTTACTCAATATCTGCCCTTCCAAATCTATACAGACTGATAAAGAAG TGTCTATGTAACCCTCAAGGAGTTGTGTACATGGCTGCAAAGAAGTATTATTTTGGGGTCGGAGGTGGATCAAGGCGTTTTCTTTCTGTGGTTGAAAACGATG GACAAGAGCCTCTCTTGATTCAACATGGATAA
- the LOC142551194 gene encoding uncharacterized protein LOC142551194 isoform X9: MESKKSNSSNASLIFRLFDEKPGSGLGFLDSPEIPLQPPPPCLEVLPSEVSACVEYIAEPVNVGGVTLLKGRVSTQDVFALANSDLVPGKYEAKFDILRVGTGGLKLWEGSLDLITALSSEIKDGKLSFTGKRVLELGCGHGLPGIFACQKGAASVHFQDFNAEVLQCLTIPNVNANVQKKPENLATDMNECNNLDTRFFAGDWVEVHSILPYACKDVNEASYLAQLDRASSYDVILMAETVYSISALPNLYRLIKKELCTWLQRSIILGSEVDQGVFFLWLKTMDKSLS; this comes from the exons ATGGAATCcaaaaaatcaaattcatcTAATGCAAGTTTAATCTTTCGTCTATTTGATGAAAAACCTGGTTCAGGGTTGGGATTTTTGGACTCCCCAGAAATACCTCTCCAGCCCCCTCCACCTTGCCTTGAAGTTCTTCCCTCAGAG GTTTCGGCATGTGTTGAGTATATTGCGGAACCAGTGAACGTTGGTGGGGTTACACTCCTCAAG GGAAGGGTGAGCACTCAGGATGTTTTTGCTTTGGCCAATTCAGATTTAGTACCTGGAAAATATGAAG CTAAATTTGACATTTTGCGAGTGGGAACAGGAGGATTGAAATTATGGGAGGGCTCTCTAGATTTAATCACCGCCCTTAGCTCCGAGATTAAAGATGGGAAGTTGTCATTCACAGGAAAGCGAGTTTTAGAG CTTGGATGTGGGCATGGGCTTCCAGGTATTTTTGCTTGCCAAAAG GGTGCAGCATCCGTTCATTTCCAGGACTTTAATGCAGAGGTCTTGCAATGCCTCACCATTCCAAACGTGAATGCTAATGTTCAGAAAAAGCCTGAGAATTTGGCTacagatatgaatgaatgcaACAATTTGGATACTCGCTTCTTTGCAGGTGACTGGGTTGAAGTACACTCTATTCTCCCTTATGCCTGTAAAGATGTAAATGAAGCTAGCTATTTGGCTCAACTAGATCGGGCATCTAGCTATGATGTCATTCTCATGGCAGAGACCGTTTACTCAATATCTGCCCTTCCAAATCTATACAGACTGATAAAGAAG GAGTTGTGTACATGGCTGCAAAGAAGTATTATTTTGGGGTCGGAGGTGGATCAAGGCGTTTTCTTTCTGTGGTTGAAAACGATG GACAAGAGCCTCTCTTGA